ttaaaacttagatggggaatacttaggagtccatcgttttatcctgtaagggtgcacaatagaattattattgcatgttgtttgctccataattttattcgaacccatatgagtattgatcccattgaagcggaggtgagagaaggattacctactaatgtggtggatgacgatgaatcgaatatcacaaatattcatccatcggatgcttgggctacttggaggatggatctagccaaccaaatgttcgatgaatggcaagcatctagaaattagttaggtttagggacaaattgagttacaattaatttgttgatgttattttatgtatctagtttatgaaaatTTGTACTAAACTTTGTGTTATAATTCTGTATTCtactaaactttgttgaattataattcaattatcttttcattcagcatgtgttattttaaataatttagtattgagcttttgattcatgatattgaaccaacgatataatattataaactgttcaccttttgattcatgatattaaaaacagtaaataatgttaatttgtttttttttcttaagataattatgtcaggtgttccacaatcacatgcttcttctcaagcttctcgaggaagcaaaagaaaatggattccagaagaagatgtagccttggtttcttgcatggtggatttgcacaatgtaggaacatttaatgctgataccgggttcaaGGCCGGTTGTTTGAACGAGCTAGAAAAgatgctagaaaaggctttaccaagagcaatgttgaaggcgaagccaaatattgaatctcggattaggtgcctaaaaagggaatggtcagtcgtctacgacatgcttaatggccaaaacaacagcggttttggttgggacgagcataggcagctcgttgttgctgaagatgcagtttgggaatcctatgtaaaggtaaaatgtatttcaagtatttatttgtttttttacaaaacttataactaatatgatttcctcaattttttagagtcacaaagaagcctctcagtttagacatcgttctttcccttactacaaccagcttactgccatatacgcaagagatcgggcgactgggaaagacactcaaacagctgctgatgttcttgaagaaatacatgctgaggatgaacgtactacatatatgaatgaagagagaaacacattctatgactgcgaagcCGACGTCTCTTtagatgacatggatgtttctggtacAGATCTGCGAGGAtatagagaccaagggggttcctcatcttcaaacaagagaaagaagaaatctgatgctcgtgataatgtgtattcttcatttgatgaggctgccactttgttGGGGAAAAAAATCCAAGCCCttggcgatcaaatcagtaggTGTATTAcctccgaggtggtagttcagcagaggtcagaagaacatcaaaagatggaagagaaagcttcaaatttatattcagccttatggtcaattaaaggtttaaccgacgatcagcagtatgatgctttgagtaaaattcccgatcatccaactcaaatgatcgttttctttagtttaccttctgttgcccgattggaatgggtcagaagatttctttctcaccattaaatatcaatgttcaaactttttgatgttgtaaaactatataacatatggattatgatgtacaatttcattttcatccaaccctttcttaatataagttaattatgtttatgcagaatataattctcaagttatatattgattttagtaaattgatataagaacattttattagcaagaattttatgaaattatatttaatattaattattttaaattgtataaattcatataagaaaatttattatcaagaattttatgaaatttaatattaattattattttaatttatacaaattcataaaatataatttattagttataattattttaaattttatgtaatcatatattttaattaaattatttttaatattaattatttcaaattttcatttatagtatcatatattatgatttgagtaaattcatataagaatattaattattaagaattttattaaattatatattttaattataatatatttaataataattatgttagtttatattttacaagatcatatattatgatttgagtaaattcatataagaatattaattattaagaattttattaaattatatattttaattataatatatttaataataatgtttaaatatgattaaattatttattattgatattaataatcttattaaaatttaaataa
The Gossypium raimondii isolate GPD5lz chromosome 8, ASM2569854v1, whole genome shotgun sequence DNA segment above includes these coding regions:
- the LOC128042998 gene encoding uncharacterized protein LOC128042998, with translation MVDLHNVGTFNADTGFKAGCLNELEKMLEKALPRAMLKAKPNIESRIRCLKREWSVVYDMLNGQNNSGFGWDEHRQLVVAEDAVWESYVKSHKEASQFRHRSFPYYNQLTAIYARDRATGKDTQTAADVLEEIHAEDERTTYMNEERNTFYDCEADVSLDDMDVSGCHFVGEKNPSPWRSNQ